From the genome of Rhinoderma darwinii isolate aRhiDar2 chromosome 1, aRhiDar2.hap1, whole genome shotgun sequence:
CATAACCCACTTGGGAGGCATGACACAgttgaaaatatttttaaaaatcgGAAGAAGCATATGTCCCCAGGATCTGTGCAAAGGTACGCAACACCCCATCTTCTACTATCTGAGTCATCCTGGTGAGAACACTGCGCTGCCAAGTACTCATGCCCTCCAACTGACGCAAATTAGTTACCCATGAGGCTCCTCATATGGTGGTATACTGGGTAGCACCCTGTATGGATGCCTTCAACGTCTCATATAAACTACCAACCCCAAGAAATTCCTGCAGCATTACTTTCTGAGGATCCAGATCAGCTCCTTCCCACCCTTGGTTCTGTTGTAGCCATGCCGCTAAGAAATAAAGCCAGGGGTTAGGGAGTGTCAGTACTCCATCTGTCTTAGACTGTTGAATGGCCTACGGTGTTATGCATGCCTAATCATTATGCCATATCAACTTCCTAAAGAGTCTattaacataataaaaataagtatgaGAAATGAAACTAAAATTAGAAGAAAACATGAAATGAATAACATAAGAATACAGATGTTTAAATTATTTTCTGAACAGCTTAGTAATTTTAAATATGAATTCCTGCAGAATAATGCCATGAAAGTACATATAAAGTCAATGGTCTTAGTGTATACATTGGAGACCACTGCTGACAAAATGGTGCAATTTGAATCAGGAGCGTACAAAGTGTGCCGGGCCCtatcttacccccccccccagattggACCCCCCACACACAAATCGGACACCCCTCttaccaaaattttaccccctcatATCGGACCTAAAAAAGATCTCCAGAtcccctcaggctgccacatcaggctGTGGCGCATTGCATACAATGTCCTAACGCTGGGCAGCGTGAGGATGATATATGCGACACAGGACCTTGTTGCGGCACAGATCATGCGTGTCAGGACCTAatgtggcagcctgaggggatccgggGTAGGCACCCTACAGGCCCAATGTCCCTTTGGGCTCCCCCTGAGACCACGATCATTATGGCACTGATTTGAATCtacctgtaatgataggggtggggaaacagacaagtgagccctaatctacctgccactcagtccctgcctacttgcaacgacccgcccttgatgacggggtacaactgggcgacggtccctacgctcaataagtgcacgacagacaaacagacaagggtacacagaagctagggaaatggggcagttgcccacggcaacactgtgagcaacaagagtggtaaatgagccgagtcaaaccaggagtgtatgaggtaccaaacgcagagcaggagagtagtgaacaagccgagtcaaaccaggagtttacgaggtaccaaacgcagagcaggagagtagtcagtaagccagagtcaatatgaagcaaggacaaatagttgaagaagctgcagcagggccaggaaaccaaacgagaagaatcacaagcaaggaggaacaggaaaggcaggtataaatagacagagggcgggagctagctccgtctggccaggctgtgataggctttcccactcctaagcctgccatcctgagtggtggaagatggagtcagtctcacagacatagaagcaggtgcagactgattacctatgggcgttgacacaggagctgtgcctggcagatcctttaccctACCACATACTAAATTAAGAAAATGTTGCACAGAGATAAGTGAAGTTCTGCCTTTTTTAATGTGAtaccaaaatattttttcttgCATAGAAAATATAACATTGATAGATTTGTGCAAAATTCGACCATACCCCAACTGAAAATGAACAGCcacaagtaaaacataaaaaattggaGGCCAGATGCTTTATAAATATTGTGCACATGCTTACATATCAAGTCCAACAATTTTTAAAAACGTTCGTCATTGGCCGTAAACTAATTGGTACCtttagggcccatgcacacgaccgtattactGGTCTGCCTTGTACAGATCCGTAGTACAGGGCCTATAGACTGCATTGGGCCCATACTCATGTGCCTATAGGTCTGTACTATGGAGTGCTGTACAGGGTGCTGTTGTGTATATGTATCCTAGTCAAAAGAAAATGTGCTTTTCTATATTATTGTCTATGAATGAAATGCTTATATAAAGCTTTTTTAACATCTTGATTCTTTAATGTATAAATCACAGGGTTCAACATTGGACATACAACACTATAAAGAACCGAAATAAGTCTATCTTTGGCCATAGAGTAAGTAGAAATTGGCCGTACATAGCTAAATAGGACACTACCAAAGTATAAAACGACTACTGTAAGGTGGGAGCTACAAGTAGAAAAGGCCTTTTGTCTTCCGTCTGTGGACTTCATTTTTATAATTGTAACaataatgtaaaaataagaaataatgATGCACAGAAATGGTGTCCAGCCAATGAAGACGCCAATAGACAACAATAGAGTTTCATTGATCGATGTATCATCACATGAAATAGAAAGTATTGGAGGAATGTCACAGTAAAAGTAATTAATTGTGTTGGAACCACAGAAGTGTAGGCGAAAAGTGAAGAAAGTGTGAACTACAGAATTTACAAGTCCAGAAAGCCAAGATGTACCTGAAAGAATAAGGCAAATCTTATTATTCATGATAGAATAATACCTAAGAGGGTAGCAAACAGCAAGAAAACGGTCATAGGACATAACGGCAAGTAAAACGCATTCAGTGCCTACAAGGGTAATAAACATATACATTTGGGCCACACAGCCTGAAAATGAGATTAATCTTCTTTCTGCTATGAGCAATTGCAGCATTTTCGGCATAGTGGTTGAAGTATAGCAAATGTCTAAGAAAGATAAATTTCCCAAGAAGAAGTACATTGGAAAATGAAGGTTTGTGTCCAAATGTGAAATCAAAATAATAACTACATTACCTCCCAATGCCAGTAAATATATAATAAGGATAGTACAGAAGAGAATGATTTTTAGATCAGGGTGGTCTGTTAGTCCCAGAATGATGAAGTCTCGGTTAAATGTCCGATTCATGTTAATtagaaattgttttatttattggaTCTGAAACACATTAAAATGAACAATTATAGGACATATTAGAAACATATTAAATTAACCCATCCATGAAAAGTAAATAAATGTGAATGATATGTATATGAATGTGAGTAACATTTTACAGTAATCATTCCTTCTCTAATTCTATTTTGATCTTATAATGTAACTCAAAAATCAATATAGAATATCTTAGATTATTGAAAACTCTCGCTTACCATGCtgacctcataccactatgtctaggtCCACAATATTGTTTGGCTCTGGTGATACTGTATTCtgcttataaaaaaaatgggaagCAATGTTTCCATTGATAGATCCAACTTAAGCCTATGAGTTTTATCTTACGCTGGCAGAGATGTAATACAACACCTATACAATCAATGGGGCCCTTCTGACCCGCTGTATGCCTAGGCATACAGAACGTTCTTCTATCAGATTCCATATGTCCTATTGAATAGAATATCATGGAGCAACTCTTCCTTAAAAAACATTGATAGTATGAGAGattaggcccctctgccacataaaaagacaccagtattttaaatggcacatggtgttacagattttgcaatgtGACCTAAGAGTTTCAGGTTTATTGTCTCTGTACCACGCCATGCAGAGGCACTATCTGTGTGCTTCCATGCAGGTACTGTGCACCTCTGCACAAGGACAAAATCGAAAAAAGATCTGTTTAGCAATTTTTGAAAGCAAAATTTTGTTCCAAAAACAGAAACAAGAACAAGTGTGTTGTTCTGCTATTTGTACTGGTAAAAACTGGATAAATCATAATACATTTTTGTTAACAAATAATAGTGTTCTATGGTGAGCTAAGTGCCATTCAATAGAACCGCAGGTGATCTGGGCATTGTAGCCACAAAATAGACCAAAAATAATGCCGCATGACAGCTGTCTGAAACTGACCCAACGAGTAGCATGAAAATctcatgaaaaaaattatatttattccaAGAGATGGGAAATGGCAGTGTGTCTAAAACTCTAACCCtgataaaaattataataataataatagtgggaTTATCATGTAAAAAGTGTCTGTCTATGACTATCTTACTGTGTGACTGCTGTGCAACAAATTatcgtgaaaaaaaaagttaaaaaatagttgcacgacatctgcattggagactccgtccgttttttttttttgttttttttttgtcttgtttgtttttgtgttttgtgtaTTGTGCGTCTGGAGAGAGTAAGGGGGGGAAGGAAGAACCAGGGAAAATGCCAGCTAAAAGTAGGAAATCTTTGAGCCCTAGTAAGGAGGGTAAGAATACAAGCAAGATGGACAGATATATGATGTCCCCCCTTGTAGCAGGGAAAACTAGAACAGCAAATAAGACAACTGGGGAGATTTTGAGCGACCAAGCTCTACCATCATTGACTGAGATTTTAGACGCTATTAATAAAGTA
Proteins encoded in this window:
- the LOC142647358 gene encoding olfactory receptor 5V1-like, coding for MNRTFNRDFIILGLTDHPDLKIILFCTILIIYLLALGGNVVIILISHLDTNLHFPMYFFLGNLSFLDICYTSTTMPKMLQLLIAERRLISFSGCVAQMYMFITLVGTECVLLAVMSYDRFLAVCYPLRYYSIMNNKICLILSGTSWLSGLVNSVVHTFFTFRLHFCGSNTINYFYCDIPPILSISCDDTSINETLLLSIGVFIGWTPFLCIIISYFYIIVTIIKMKSTDGRQKAFSTCSSHLTVVVLYFGSVLFSYVRPISTYSMAKDRLISVLYSVVCPMLNPVIYTLKNQDVKKALYKHFIHRQ